The Methanobrevibacter sp. genome segment AGATATTGTGGGTTTTAATTCCAAGAGATGATTCGATTCTTTTTCTCATCTCGTCAGTCCACATTTCTGCTCCATGGATTCCTGCTTTTAAATTAATCTCGTCTAAGGAGATTCCTGCTTTTTCACGGGATTCTCCAAGATACATTGCATAAGATGGTGTACAGGTCAGGATATCGCTTTGAAAGTCAATCATTGTATCAAGTTGTCTTTTAGTGTTTCCTGCTGAAATCGGAATTGTAATTACGCCCATCTTATTTCCTCCATGGTGAATTCCAAATCCTCCGGTAAATAGGCCATACCCGTATGCATTTTGAAGAATGTAATCCTTTTTAGCACCTGCCATTTTAAGGCCGCGCGCAATACATTCTCCCCAGATTTCTAAATCATTTTGAGTATATGCTGTAACGGTTGGTTTTCCGGTTGTTCCTGATGACGCGTGAACTTCAACAATATCATCCCGCGGAACTGCAAGCAGACCTAAAGGATAAGCTTCTCTTAAATCGCTTTTGGTTGTAAATGGAATTTTTTCTATGTCTTTTAAACTTTTGATGTCTTCAGGTTTTAAACCTGCTTCGTCGAATCGTTTTTTGTAAAACTCTACATTTTCATATGCAAGTTTTGCTGTTTTTTGCAGTCTTTCTAGCTGTATTTTTTCTTTCTCATCTTTACTCATACATTCGGCTTTCTCGTCCCAAAACATACTATCCCTATTTTTATCAAATTTTTCTTAAATAACATTATAAATATTTCATCTTATTATTATAAAAGTTTATTATTATAATGAAATCCTTCTGAAAAATATTATTTTATTTTGTTATTGCTTATAAAATGTTGTGGTGAAGGATAATTGATTTTTAGAGTCATGAAGTGATATTGTGATGTTGGGGTAATTTATTTTTAAAAAATGCTCCGGCTGAATACTTTAATCCTGACTAGTAATTTTTATATAATTCGCATATCAAATAAATATATTGTATACACTTTTTTGTATTTTTTTTAGGAGAATTATTTATGAACGTGATGATTTTAACAATCGTATTTATAATCTATATATTTTCGCTTGTTTTAGTAGGATATTATGCCTATAAAAAAAATGATTCCTCCGAAGACTTCATGATTGCCGGTAAAGATACCCACCCTTTCATTATGGCAATGAGTTATGGTGCGACTTTTATTTCAACGGCAGCTATTGTTGGTTTTGGAGGAGTTGCCAGTGAATATGGTATGAGTGTTTTATGGTTGGCATTCTTAAACATTATCATTGGTGTATTTATTGCATTTGTATTTTTAGGAAAGAGAACTCGTAGAATGGGGCATGCTTTGGATTCTTTGACTTTCCCTGAGTTTTTAGGTAAACGTTTTGACTCAAAATTTATACATTATGTCTCAGGTTTAATAATTTTTTGCGCAATGCCGATTTATGCGGCAGTAGTATTGATTGGAGCTGCCAGATTTTTGGAATCTTCATTATTAATCGATTTTAGCATTGCTTTACTTATATTGTCAATTATTATTACATTCTATGTATTGTTTGGTGGTATTCGTGGTGTAATGTATACTGATGCATTGCAGGGAAGTATTATGGTTGTAGCCATGGTATTCCTGCTTGTATTTGTATACTGGTTACTTGGGGGTGTTGAAACAGCAAACACCGCATTGACAAACATGGTTCATTTATACCCTGCCAGCGCCACTGCAACGGGAGGAACCGGGTGGACGGCATTTCCGGAGTTCGGATCTCCATTCTGGTGGTCACTTGTATCATCCACTCTTGTTGGTGTAGGTATTGGGGTGCTTGCTCAACCTTCATTGATTGTAAGATTCCTAACAGTCAAATCAGATAAAGAATTAAACAGGTCTGTTTTGATTGGAGGTATTTTCATTGCAATCATGCCAACAACCGCTTATATTGCAGGTTCACTTTCAAATGTATACTTCTTTGATAAGCTGGGCAAAATTGCAATTGATGTAGTTGGTGGAAACATTGATAAGGTCATTCCAACATTCATTACAATGGCGCTGCCTGAATGGTTTGTATATATTTTCTTGCTTTCATTAATTGCAGCTGCAATGTCAACAATTTCTTCACAACTGCACACTCAGGGTACCTCATTTGGTGTGGATATCTATGGAACAATAAGAAACAAATCCAAACAAAAAATAGATCAGGTAACTATTACAAGGATAGGTATCTTAATAGCTATTATCTTGGCGTTAGTAATGGCATTTTTACTTCCTGGAAGCGTAATTGCACTTGGAACAAGTCTGTTTTTCGAAGTTTGTTCAGCAGCATTCCTGCCTGTATTTTTAGGAGCGCTTTACTGGAAAGGAATTACAAAGCTAGGAGCAATTGCAGGAATTCTTTCAGGAACATTTGTCAGTTTATTCTGGTTAGCATTTGTATTTAAGAAGACCGCTGTAGGACTTGGAATCTGTAAAATGATTTTTGGTGTTGAAACATTATTGCCTGCAGCGCCATGGCCGTTTATTGATGTAATGCTGATTGCAGTACCGATTTCAGCCTTATTTACAATTATTGTAAGTCTGCTTACCAAACCTCCTGCTCAGGAGGTAATCGATAAAGCATTTTCAGACATAGATAATAAAGGAAGTGAAGCGCAATGATGGTTTTGGGAATAGAAGACCCGCTGATTTGGGGAGTATATGTGGGAATTATCTTATCAACACTTCTATGTATTGTTTATGGTATTGTAAACTGGAATAAAGGAGATTAAAACCAACTTCTCCCGGAGAATGTTGAAATATCTTTCTCTGTTAAATTGGTTTAATGGAAAAACATTTAAATTAATTTCCTTTGTTGTCTTAAGACATATGCAGTATTGAGTTATTTCAATAAATAACTCATAATTTTTTATTTTTTTTATATTTGGTGCATTATTGAATGCATTTTTTTTTAAATCTTATCTCACTTTTGCTTTTTTTACTGTCTGCGGTTGCAGGGTAGAATTTTTCTTGTTAAACATTTATTTTTCCGATTAGCTTATTTGCACTTCCATATCTTAAAAATTCATAAGTAAAGTTTTTTAATTAATCTGATGTGCAGTATCATTGTTCAGTAAAATAATAACGATATATTGATTTAATTTAATTAAAACAAGTCATTTTATAATTTATATATGATTTAATTCATTGTTATTTAATTAATTTTTATTTAATGTTATATTTGTTAATTATTTTTTCTTTTATTTTTTTTAGAAAGATTATTAAATAACTTAGTGAATATATATTCCTATCGAATATTTTTTTTATTTGGGGGTTTGTAATGGAAAGGAAAATTAAAGTTATAGTTTTAATGTTAGTTGTTTTGGTGGCGATTGGCGTTGCTACTCATTTATTTTTAAGTCCCTCCACTACCGGCAGTGAAGGTTCTCAAAATATAACTGATATGATTAATAGGACAGTGGAAATACCTGCCGTTAAAAATGTTGTAGCCACTGCTCCTCCGATGACTACTGTGGTTTATATGATTGCTCCTGATAAATTAAAAGCGGTTAACTTCCAGTGGACTGATGAAGAGTTGAAATATGTGCCGAATGAATATGCAAACTTCCCCGTTGTTGGCGGTTGGTATGGTACTCAGGATGGAAGTTATGAAGAATTTATCGCAGCAGAACCTGATGTTGTAATAGAATCCATTGATGAAGGCAGCGGAGGAGATTTGTCCACTGTTAATCAGCGTCAGGAAAAATTCGGTAAAATTCCTGTTATTGGAGTTCGTGACACTACCAATGTCAAAAAAGTAGGAGAATCCATACTGTTCATGGGAAAAGTTATAGGGGCTGAAGATAAAGCCAATCAGCTTAATGATTTTAATAATAAATATTTGAATATTGTACATGATAAATCATCTAAATTGTCTGATGGTGAAAAAAAATCGGTTTATTATGCCTGCGGCAGTGATGGTTTACAGACTTATCCTTCAGGTGCTTCTCACGGTCAGTTAATTGATTTGGTAGGTGGAAAGAATGTTGCAGATTCTATAAATCAGGGCAATACTACAACAGGTGCACAAATATCTATCGAACAGGTCATTAAATGGAATCCTGATTTGATTATTACCAGTGATATGGATTTCTATAATAAAGTTTATAATGATTCAAATTGGGCGCATATTAAAGCAGTTCAGAATAAAGAGGTTTACCTGTCACCACAATCTCCGTTCAAATGGTTTGATAGGCCTGTTGGTGCTAATATGATTATTGGCGTTCCATGGACTGCAAAAGTAATTTATCCTGATGATTATAAAGAATTCAACATGGTTGATGTTACTAAAGAGTTTTATAGTAATTTTTATCATTTTGATTTAAGCGATGATCAGGCAAGGGATATTCTAATCAGTTCAGGACTTGATGAATCAAATTTTTAGGGTAGTGATTATGGATAAAGAATCAAGGGAAATTATAAGTATCTTGCTTTTGGTTTTCTTACCGGTTATTTTATTTTTCGCATCATTTCTGCTTGGAAGATATCCCATTAGTCCGGTTGATGTTATAAAAACAATATTGTGTCCACTATTTCCTCAATTGGAAGTTTCATCAACAATAACCACCATTGTTTTTGAAATAAGGCTTCCAAGGATAATTGCAGCATTTGTTGTTGGAGCATCACTTTCAATGGCTGGAGCAGCATTTCAGAGTATTTTTAAAAACCCTCTTGTATCTCCGGATTTGCTTGGCGTATCTAATGGTGCAGGTTTTGGAGCGGCATTGGCTATTTTGTTAAGTGGTGTTGGCTTTGTAACTCAGATATTTGCGTTTATATTTGGAATCATTTCAGTTTCAATTACTTATCTGATTTCAAAAGCTTATAAGGCCGGCGGAATATTGGTCTTAGTATTGTCAGGGGTTGCCATTTCGGCATTTTTCAGTGCGTTAATTTCTGCTATAAAATTCATTGCAGATCCTGATGATAAGCTCCCTGAAATAGTATACTGGTTAATGGGAAGTTTAGCTTCTGTAACTACAGACCAGCTGATAATGATTCTCATTCCGATA includes the following:
- a CDS encoding phenylacetate--CoA ligase family protein — encoded protein: MFWDEKAECMSKDEKEKIQLERLQKTAKLAYENVEFYKKRFDEAGLKPEDIKSLKDIEKIPFTTKSDLREAYPLGLLAVPRDDIVEVHASSGTTGKPTVTAYTQNDLEIWGECIARGLKMAGAKKDYILQNAYGYGLFTGGFGIHHGGNKMGVITIPISAGNTKRQLDTMIDFQSDILTCTPSYAMYLGESREKAGISLDEINLKAGIHGAEMWTDEMRKRIESSLGIKTHNIYGLTEVMGPGVAQECSEQNGMHIQDDYFYPEIINPETGETLDHGEKGELVLTSLTKTGMPILRFRTKDLTSLIEEPCECGRTTVRMTRITGRSDDMLKIKGVMVFPSQIEKALLKIQGISPNYMIHVTRPDILDEVEVKVEATKELFFDEMKEMEKVEKQIQASIRSETGLRVDVTICEPDSLPRSEGKAVRVIDERNFE
- a CDS encoding sodium:solute symporter, which produces MNVMILTIVFIIYIFSLVLVGYYAYKKNDSSEDFMIAGKDTHPFIMAMSYGATFISTAAIVGFGGVASEYGMSVLWLAFLNIIIGVFIAFVFLGKRTRRMGHALDSLTFPEFLGKRFDSKFIHYVSGLIIFCAMPIYAAVVLIGAARFLESSLLIDFSIALLILSIIITFYVLFGGIRGVMYTDALQGSIMVVAMVFLLVFVYWLLGGVETANTALTNMVHLYPASATATGGTGWTAFPEFGSPFWWSLVSSTLVGVGIGVLAQPSLIVRFLTVKSDKELNRSVLIGGIFIAIMPTTAYIAGSLSNVYFFDKLGKIAIDVVGGNIDKVIPTFITMALPEWFVYIFLLSLIAAAMSTISSQLHTQGTSFGVDIYGTIRNKSKQKIDQVTITRIGILIAIILALVMAFLLPGSVIALGTSLFFEVCSAAFLPVFLGALYWKGITKLGAIAGILSGTFVSLFWLAFVFKKTAVGLGICKMIFGVETLLPAAPWPFIDVMLIAVPISALFTIIVSLLTKPPAQEVIDKAFSDIDNKGSEAQ
- a CDS encoding symporter small accessory protein, producing MMVLGIEDPLIWGVYVGIILSTLLCIVYGIVNWNKGD
- a CDS encoding ABC transporter substrate-binding protein, with the translated sequence MERKIKVIVLMLVVLVAIGVATHLFLSPSTTGSEGSQNITDMINRTVEIPAVKNVVATAPPMTTVVYMIAPDKLKAVNFQWTDEELKYVPNEYANFPVVGGWYGTQDGSYEEFIAAEPDVVIESIDEGSGGDLSTVNQRQEKFGKIPVIGVRDTTNVKKVGESILFMGKVIGAEDKANQLNDFNNKYLNIVHDKSSKLSDGEKKSVYYACGSDGLQTYPSGASHGQLIDLVGGKNVADSINQGNTTTGAQISIEQVIKWNPDLIITSDMDFYNKVYNDSNWAHIKAVQNKEVYLSPQSPFKWFDRPVGANMIIGVPWTAKVIYPDDYKEFNMVDVTKEFYSNFYHFDLSDDQARDILISSGLDESNF
- a CDS encoding iron ABC transporter permease, with the translated sequence MDKESREIISILLLVFLPVILFFASFLLGRYPISPVDVIKTILCPLFPQLEVSSTITTIVFEIRLPRIIAAFVVGASLSMAGAAFQSIFKNPLVSPDLLGVSNGAGFGAALAILLSGVGFVTQIFAFIFGIISVSITYLISKAYKAGGILVLVLSGVAISAFFSALISAIKFIADPDDKLPEIVYWLMGSLASVTTDQLIMILIPIIIGFIILITLRWHMNLLAMGDEEAQSLGLNPTKVRLLIIAGCTLLTSASVSVSGIIGWIGLVIPHMTRMIVGPDNKILIPASLSLGASFLLLIDNISRALISIEIPIGILTAIIGVPIFLYLLKKGYSEWA